In Thermodesulfobacteriota bacterium, a single genomic region encodes these proteins:
- a CDS encoding HU family DNA-binding protein, translated as MGHTQNKLADLISKELGVPVRVTRKILQRFLDLIADDIVYTGEMKLRGFGSFYVTTRPAVHTTHPTTGAPVLIPRKKVLRLRTSSALRKRLNPREPAKPLRKKPAKKPGTKRSS; from the coding sequence ATGGGCCACACGCAGAACAAGCTCGCTGACCTCATCTCCAAGGAGCTCGGGGTTCCCGTGAGGGTGACCCGCAAGATCCTCCAGAGGTTCCTCGACCTCATTGCCGACGACATCGTGTACACCGGCGAGATGAAGCTCCGCGGCTTCGGCAGCTTTTACGTCACCACGAGGCCCGCCGTCCACACCACCCACCCTACGACAGGGGCGCCGGTCCTCATCCCCAGGAAAAAGGTGCTGCGCCTTCGCACCTCCTCGGCCCTGAGAAAGCGCCTCAACCCGAGGGAGCCCGCGAAGCCCCTCAGGAAAAAGCCCGCAAAAAAGCCGGGGACAAAGCGCTCCTCATAG